A DNA window from Allokutzneria albata contains the following coding sequences:
- a CDS encoding YciI family protein, with product MKYMLLINAGSVDENGGAAECAVEDWMAYDKEVREAGILVSGESLADLVTATTVRVGEDGKRLVTDGPFAESREVLGGFYVIDVPDLDAALDWAARCPGARGSGSVVVRPVADFGA from the coding sequence GGTTCGGTCGACGAGAACGGCGGGGCCGCGGAGTGCGCGGTCGAGGACTGGATGGCCTACGACAAGGAGGTCAGGGAGGCGGGCATCCTCGTGTCCGGGGAGTCGCTGGCCGACCTGGTCACCGCGACCACCGTGCGGGTCGGCGAGGACGGGAAGCGACTGGTCACCGACGGTCCGTTCGCGGAGAGCCGCGAGGTGCTCGGCGGGTTCTACGTCATCGACGTCCCGGACCTGGACGCCGCGCTGGACTGGGCCGCGCGGTGCCCCGGCGCGCGCGGCAGCGGCTCCGTGGTGGTGCGCCCGGTCGCGGACTTCGGGGCCTGA